GAGGAATCGTGGCCAACGACACCCCGCGCACCCGCGCCGCGCAGCACAAGCGCATCGAGATCCTGAAGGCCGCGGTCGAGATCTTCGGCAGCAAGGGGTCGACCAACGGAACCCTCGCCGATGTCGCTGAGCAGGTGGGACTCACGCACGCCGGGGTCCTGCATCATTTCGGCTCCAAGCAGAGACTGCTGCTCGAGGTGCTCGCCTATCGGGACCAGGCGGATGTCGCCGAACTCGCCGAGCAGCACATCCCCGGGGGACTCGACCTGTTCCTGCACCTGGTCCGCACGGCGTACGCGAACGCGCGCCGCCCTGGCATCGTGCAGGCCTACACCGTGCTTTCGTCCGAGTCGGTCACCGACGGGCATCCGGGCAGGGAGTATTTCGAGGATCGCTACACGATCCTGCGCGGGGACGTGTCCGAGGCGTTCGGGCTGCTGTGCGCCTCGGAAGGCGTCACGGATGCGGATGCCGTCGCGGCGGCATCCGCATCGATCCTCGCCGTCATGGACGGGCTGCAGCTGCAGTGGCTGCTGCACCCGGAGGTCATCGACCTCGGCGCGACCAGCGAGTTCGCCATCCGCGCGATCGTCAATGGAGTGCTGAGACCGGGCCCGGCCCTGGAGTCCTACCGGCGACCCTGAGCGCAGGCGGTTCAGGCGGCGAGGGCGCGCGGCGCGACGCGGGACAGCGTGAGGTGCAGGAGCATCGTCGCGGCGAGGACCAGCGCGGACACCGGCACCAGGCCGTCGGCGGGGAGTCCGGATGCGAGCAGCGCACCGCCCAGCATCCCACCCAGCGCCGAGCCGAGCTGCATGCCGCTGCCGTTCAGGGCGAGCACGAGCGACATGGATTCGGGGGCGAGGTCTCC
Above is a genomic segment from Microbacterium sp. W4I4 containing:
- a CDS encoding TetR/AcrR family transcriptional regulator — its product is MANDTPRTRAAQHKRIEILKAAVEIFGSKGSTNGTLADVAEQVGLTHAGVLHHFGSKQRLLLEVLAYRDQADVAELAEQHIPGGLDLFLHLVRTAYANARRPGIVQAYTVLSSESVTDGHPGREYFEDRYTILRGDVSEAFGLLCASEGVTDADAVAAASASILAVMDGLQLQWLLHPEVIDLGATSEFAIRAIVNGVLRPGPALESYRRP